In Fundulus heteroclitus isolate FHET01 chromosome 16, MU-UCD_Fhet_4.1, whole genome shotgun sequence, a single genomic region encodes these proteins:
- the LOC105920557 gene encoding DELTA-stichotoxin-She4b, giving the protein MRNSLKLGLDCDVGQRLSRTAALNRTQFSVTELCRQLVFRRSKEVLKMSIPTHRQCKVEIQNKTSSFTLCEPLVHLISGHCESPLPPTLRPTETGTALFVKTPDTACGSVAVFTYNILEESNRYIFRRMAVMFSVPYDFNIYSNWYAVGVFNKDKLCDEDLYKEMYYGEEHSFVRGKASGPSLTYKAGFDTIRVSMSDSYQPVLKVDLSDY; this is encoded by the exons ATGAGGAACAGTTTAAAACTAGGGCTAGATTGTGATGTGGGCCAGAGACTGTCCAGAACCGCAGCTCT AAACCGGACCCAGTTCTCCGTGACAGAGCTCTGCAGACAGCTGGTGTTCAGAAGGTCCAAAGAA GTTCTGAAAATGTCTATTCCGACCCACCGTCAGTGCAAAGTGGAGATTCAGAACAAGACCTCCAGCTTTACGCTGTGTGAGCCGCT AGTCCATCTCATCAGCGGGCACTGTGAGTCTCCTCTGCCTCCAACTCTCCGTCCAACTGAAACCGGCACCGCGCTTTTCGTCAAGACGCCCGACACGGCATGTGGCTCCGTGGCCGTCTTCACCTACAACATCCTGGAGGAGTCCAACAGGTATATCTTCAGACGGATGGCCGTCATGTTCTCCGTCCCATATGACTTCAACATCTACTCCAACTGGTACGCGGTGGGGGTGTTTAACAAGGACAAGCTGTGCGACGAGGATCTCTACAAGGAGATGTACTACGGCGAGGAGCACAGCTTCGTCCGAGGAAAGGCCAGCGGGCCCAGTCTGACCTACAAAGCGGGCTTCGACACCATCAGGGTCAGCATGTCTGACAGCTACCAGCCGGTCCTGAAGGTGGATCTCTCCGACTACTGA